The sequence below is a genomic window from Acropora palmata chromosome 5, jaAcrPala1.3, whole genome shotgun sequence.
taaattttaaatctttttcagGAAAAGTTGGGTCAGAGGACACACAAATTGCCAGCCAGTCTTGATTCTAAACAAAATGTTTACCTCAAGTTGGAGAACTGAGTCAGGAGCTATCGAGCAAGCAGTTGAAAATGACAGCAGATCCAGAGAATTCGACACTGGATAAGGATGATATTTTTCACGACGCACATTCATCTTCGTGGTTTATGAGGTTCtgaagaaaatatttgatttttcacttttaatcATAATTCGGCGATAGATCAGagacaaaaaagacaaaccgtgtcaaaataaagtacaTGTAATTAAAACCAAAAGAATTCTAGTGAACTAGAGCAGTGGTGTTCTTTAATGAACGTCTGCAGGTGCATTTAACTTGATTGATTGTTTAAAAACGCTAAGAAAGGATCACGCAAGAAAGATTCAATAGCTGTTTGGCCTTCACCTCTATTTTGCGCAGAAAGATGAAGGTATAAAGCAAAGCCTGCCGCGCTTTTGTCAGTTCGCCAAGCTGCTATTTTGGTTAATGAATGCAAAGTCTGTCAATGCGAAGTTTTAATGTGAAGGAGTTGCAAGATGGCGTCTATCAATAACACGTTGAATTTTCAAGGGAATAAAGCCTCAAAACTTTTGATGTTTAAGTGAAAAGAAGAATGCAAGGATCGAAACCTACACAGCCAAAGAGTTATTTTTCAGACGTGCTGAGGTGTTCGGCCACAAGCAAATTCAGCCTATCTGAGAACTTACCTGTTTCTTAATTATTCAAGAAATGCGCTAATAGTAATCTGTAAAATAAATTCAGCACTGTTTTCCCGAAGATAAACGTTACGTTTAAAGTTCTACCGTGACGATACGCGTTACAACTTCCTATCACTGCAAGCAATAATGTtgcatgtatttgaactgatTGCAAAATTTGTAACACATTGTTATGTCACCGTCGCAGTGCTGCACGCTACAAGTTTTAACGCAATGTTTTCGTTCAAATTTATCCCGTGTAACTTCACCTTAAATCAACGGCTCGGGTAATCGACGCCTTGAAAAACAAGGCTGGCGACCCTGCCTAACACCTGCAGGGGAGTAGCtagcatttttcaaagggggggaTCACACTGTTTCACAACCAGGGTACCTACCAGATTGTGATGTCGACCATCACGCTTCATTGTGTTTTACTAGAAGCATCCCCCTCGCACGTTTTCGCTACCTGAATAATATGGTTTGTACGTTGTTGACCTCAAAAACTTAAAAGTTATATCACAAACGGTAGGAAGGGGGAGTTACGGCCACCCCAGAACCCTCCTAGCTACACCCCTGACCTTTGTAATTAAACAAGAGAACTATTTCACCAAAACATGAGGGTATTTTTCACTCCGGATTTTTTCCTTATCAAAATGAATCTTGACGATGGATCAGAAGTTCAGAGGTTCAGCTCCCACTAAGGAACTCTCggtttttttccaagtttcacCTGAACTGTACGTTAATATTCACGATAAACGTTAACGTCGATAAAACCACGTGTAAATTTCTCACTAGTTCCACTGAAATAACGAACACTATGTCGTGTACTTCCCGGCAGGTGTCCAATTAGTGATGGACCAAAAACTATTGAGGGCGACAAAATTGTTTACTTGACAAGAGCATTTTGTGACATCAAgccattttggatttcaattCGTTTTTATGACTTGGACCTGTTTCACCAGACAACGCAGTCAACGTCTAATACGGGCGGACCCGCGGGACGATGGGCAACAGGCGAACAATTACATACTTAAGGATTATATCACAGGTTAATCTTTGgtctttttctcttatttcGTTCGGCTTTCTCTGCTAGTTTCTTCTGCAGTGCTTCTCGTCTTTGAAGCTCCATATCCTAAAGAAATAGACGGGAGACAATCTAAGTAGACAAGCAGAGAGAGAGACCATGAGTTTACGTGGTCTACGACGGAGAACAAATCAACAGATGATCATATGACGCCCCTAGCCCTGATAACAACACAGGCTAGTGCTACTGGACATAACGACCAGGAAAAGTAGAGGACTGGAAGAGCCACAGGATTACCCGACTAGCTGAGGAGAGTCGGGTTGGCGTGAGCCACACGCATTTAGTTTTCGCATAGGGACTTTCAGAATTTCCTCCGCCATACTGTTTGAAAGAAGAGATTGGCTCTCATTTTCCATTGCCTCTTAAGATGAGACCCTATATTTTAAGCGTCATAAACACTTCAGCACAGCTGCTGATTGGAGATACCAAAATAGTAGTTACACGAAAAAATACGAGCGTAGCGATGGAGAAAATATATATTGCATAAATTTACACTTTTAAACTACGATGTACACAAGAGGCACTTTCCTGTTTGCGATATGATCATCACTCACAAGACTCGACAGACCTAGTTGTCTGACTCCAGTTTTAAAGTCCCTAAGACTGCATGTTTCGTCTGATAGAAACAAAAGCATAGCAGCCAAAGCCCGCACACTTGCCAACACAGGCTGGGCTACCATAGTGACCATGTATTTCGCCTCACACTTCCTTGATCAATAGGAAGTTAAGCAACGACAATGCCAGAAAATAGTGAAATGTTTGAgtgagacaaaaaaataagcaCTTGACTAGCTTTGTTTGCTTCCAAATTTCGGGTTTTAACGACGACGTAAACACCCAAAAGCGAACCTTTCAACTCTATAACGTCAGCGGGACGAgtttcagttgatctcaaACTAACTCAAGGATTTTTCTCCGAGTACCCTAGTTTTCTGCCTCTCTCAAAATGGACTCCTGTCAGCATGCGTTCGGCCAGGCTTGACTAGACATGGCAGGAAGGGGTTCTGAGCTAATGAGACCACAAAACACGAACAGCTAGAAATCTAGTCTCTTTCGCAGctgtctttcgggatgtcacgcaacgccaTCTTCGCTTCGACTGATTTAAAAAGCATGCGAAAACCCTGTCAACTTCTTGCAATTTGATTGTTTGATTTCTGACCAAATACGATACTCGCTAAATATAGTATATCAATTTGATTGATCGAGTTTATGTTTTCCGATCGTGAATAGCTCAATCACTAAGTGCacttcttgttttatttttcattttgacgtcttgaaaataacgaaattaatgaaaaaaaattgaacaaagcCACGGTAGGTATTTCCCGGGAGATTTGGTGCTCCAACCGTGAGACCGGAAgattttatgaaaaactcgGAGACTCCCTGGAAAGCCGGGAGAGTTAGCAGGTATGTATTACTCCGTTTGTTGCTGTGAAAAGGATTGCATTAAAAGCGAACCGAAGAGAAACGCGTGCGCACACTCACTAAAACCTGATAAGTAAACTCAAACTCGTTCCCAAGGTCTCTCTTCCTCCCTTTCGCTCCAGGGGGAAGGGAGGAAGAGGGACCCTGAGAACGAGGTTGGCGTAAACTTAGAAACTGTTTACTTCATTGGATGACAGTTTTCCTACCTTAGATGGTGATCCGGCTGGTGATGACATTCTAGATTTCACAGGGGACGTCACGGGCGTTTTCCTCGGGGATACCCTTGGGGACGAGTCCATGGGTTCTGCGCTCAATAGTGACGGAGGGTGTAAGTCGGTCCACGACTGGGCACTCGGAACTCCCGCTACTCCGTGTGGTATTGATTCATAATAGTCGCCTTCATCTGGTTCTAAAACACAAAGACTAAATGAGGCTTCGGagggttgtgtgacgtaataCTGACATATCGAAAAAAAACGTCCCAACCTGCGTAGTGAGTgcgaaaaattcatttcaagtAAAATTGTTATCAATATGGACACAACAAGGGCGGCGAATTGCATGGCCTGTGTACCtcaattattttgtcattttaacCAACGTAACCGATTCTTACCGGGCAGATCTTTCTCTGCAAGCCATGCTGTTTTGATCATAACTTGCTTGTATAATTCACACGACGATTCGTTGAAACATTTAGTTCCACAATTTTTCACAGATTCCTCAAAACCCTGaaagtaaaaataacaacaaggGCATCTCTCGGAGCAATTTTAGAGAGCTTAAGTAACCACCACCACAAGAACATCACAAATTTATATATTAAacgatgaaaaataaaagttttgcAAGCTTTGCACGTGCGCTTCATTACTTGTATACATTTCGCTGCCGTTCTCGTCCAAtcactagggagcttaagaaaggacgacggcaacggcagcAACAACGCCACAATATACATGATATCATTGGTTAAGAAATCATAAATAATCGTACTGCACGTGCCGCACGGATTTTAGCAAATATTCTTGACATCCTTTGCacaacgacgacgtgaaaccaccaaatttgaggttttgacgacaacgtgagcatGCAACTgagaatctttcattctcttttttcaCCTTAAAATCTCTCGTACCAATTCTTTTTCAGGATACTTCGCTAACAATATATGACTtgaacaaaatggaaaaatcacGAAAGAGTTATGATAGagcaaagttatattttgagatgacgttttcgttgacgTCGCCGTCGGAGATCTTAAGGTCCCTACTAGAGACCTTAAGCAACAGTACGGCTGGAGGACTCTCTCTGGGCGAGATGTAAGAACACGATAACTGACTAATTAACTGAGGCcccttaaaacaaaattaacttgTTTGTATTATTGGGCATACCTGAGACAGCACCATTTTGCTTTGGAAAGCGTTCTCGTCGAACTCTGAAGTTTCATGACTTTCTGAAACCACAGcgattaaaaaataaaagaatgatAAGAATCCCTTTGCCTTAGGCTCAGAGCTCTTTATTTTTACTCAGCGACATGTTGGAACAGAGTCGAGAACACCGCAAGAGGATCCCAAACTTGACCTTTCAAGCATTTTTCCTTCGTCAGAAAGCCTAACGCTGGAAATTGCAGTCTTCTAACGAAGGTAATTTGCCACTTTCACCGTGTAACACCGGCAGCACTTTTCCACGGGAAGCAGGTGGCGGGTGGCAGATAGCGGGTGGCTGGTGGCGGGTTGCGGGTAGCGAGTAACAGATTATATCATATTTATTAGAAATGTCATAAAatacatcgctcttttctaacaaaacgaaaacgaaaTTATTTGGAACTCGCGAAttaatttccctggaatgctTGAACACGTGGTGTCAGTGTGGTTTTACtaagttaaattaaattaaagcaATGACTTTGTGCGTGACAAACTTACCTCATAAGTGAAACTCATTGTGAAGATTTTCTTCACGATGTATTCAAGCCCACAAATCTCAAAACTGCAGCAATTTGCTGGAACAACTGGCTTTGAACCTTCATCGCAGTTGACCGCTCTGATCTAATATCAGGGTTTGCAAGACCTCTCATCTGTTATTGATTAAGCTACAAATTCTTCTTGCATGATCAAATGATTACGCAAGGCCGGTTCCGCTTGCCCTTCATCCATCACTTTTACAGAATTaagatttttgtttcaaacacTTCGACAAACTGATCTTAGATCTCTTTGTGTGTTTAATTGTAAGGTTAGTAAAGTGGAGTTTCGGCAAGCAACCCGCCACCCGCCACCCATGGAAAAGTGCTGCCGGTGTAACACCCTTCATTTCGCCCTGACGAACGCTTAAAACGCTAACCTTATAATCTTTaacggtggtaatttaactcttatcaactcatttgataccaaCGAAGGTTTCTCTTCCCCAACGGCGAGGTTCCCACCACAGTTCCTTtagaaaaaaaaccctttcaaaCACAAGAGTTTCGTAGAGAGGGCGCGTGTGAAACTTGGAGAAGAAGACGTCGGCTGTcagaatttgagaaaaattcATAAATGCTACTTCAGTCAGCAACAAAAACGAGCTCACTTGTCGTTAAGCGGGCTCCAGATTCTTTGTAATCCTTGATCTCCTGATCTTTCTTGTGAAGTAGTGTGCACAGTTCTGCTTGGCGTCTAGACATTTCCGTAATCATTGCTAACAAGGGTTTTACAAGCTGCGAACCGACCTAAAAAACAAAGTAAGCATTTAAACTGTCGTGCAATGTATGTAAGGAGTTATGACGTGATTGCAGCTTAAAGCGCTGTTGCACGATCCAATTTTTGTACTTTCTGGCAACATctttgcgagacaagttgcacgaCACAGCTGCCGTTGAAGCGAAAGAATCGAGCACTTTTTTGACGCCGTTATTTTGGCTTAATCTGCAATATTTTGACAAACGCGAACGAGGTATCAGAGTTTTTTTGTTCTGAGCATGTGCAGTTAGACAATTGTGCATTCTTAACCCGTGTGCACGAACAGAGCTAAAAACTTGTACCAGAAATCGCATTCATTCTGCAATATCCAAAGTTCGCTAATCTAATCCCACGTTGTGTatattagagcggttttcaaatgactgtcgaaaaaccaaaaccaaaggaattactccgaccaatcacgacaggggcaaacagcgcgatgagccaatcacaattcctagtcTGCAACTCGCtctaagcgcgggaaaaatcgcgcatacatggcgcgattggttttagctttgcttctcattggctgaaaaactggggcgagtcttttaagccaatcattaagcgtagcaatcgcaatcacgtaattactttcgacagtcatttgaaaactgctctaaacaTCTATGAGATTCAGGCCTGAGTTGCTTGAGGCATGGTTTGCGCTAACCAGCAGTAACTACCGTAAAAAATGTGGCTAAAtataatttaggctaagttagACTCGAACTAATGCAGTCAGCGGTTTCACCCCTTACAGCACGTGACCTGCCGGGTGGCCCTTTGGCGATTTGCAGGGCCTTTGTGTCACGTTGCTTCTCTCATGCATTGCTGCTTGTTGATCTTTGCGGATCAATTGCTCTTGTTTGCGAATCTTTGCGGATACCTCCCCTCTGGCTTATGGCTTTTGCTCACCGCTAACCTTCtgggcaccagttcccaagctcatctatttgTGATGAGTTTAAAGTGTAGGTATTGATaattcttaaccaatggttggCGCTAAACATACTTCAAGCAACCGTTCCCATGCATATACAAAATTTATAAAGTCATAGTCTTCCTTTTGCCTTTGGAACAAAAGCTAACAAGCtcattaaaaataatgttatcAAAGTTCCTTACCATATCTTGTTGTCCCAATGAAAAATGGAACTCCCATAGAAAAGGCACCCCTGCTTTTAACTTTGTCTTCATTTTAAGAATGCACTTATCAGCACCATCCTATGAAGAGAGAATAATTCTCATTGAAAAATGTGTCACAGCACTGGTTTCCTGCACAATGAAATTATCGATGAGAGACACTATCAGACACCAGAATCCACACACAGTTTGTGATTGGTGAACAGGCCTCAgatgttcaaagggtggatagggctatttaacaattattcctcgagcctcaatgggctctgagtcaatagcccatgaggcagaaggccaaatgggctattgaatCAGAGGCAATGAGgacgagaggaataattgttttagtaaaatccaactggttggtcaaaaaaatatcaagacaaaacatctttcgctagttacagctagactttaatccttttttgccgccaaaacattacaaacatggcgggcgcttttcactactagtgggctacaacatatagcctagtggtagctcaaccaatcagaatgcagcattgatgatagaccactagttggattttactaaacaGAGGATAAATCACTATGCAGCAGATAAATGCCATCCAAATTAATTGCGTCATCcggtggatagtgatttatctaaTGGAGAGTGTTATACACCCTTTCAACAACTGGAGCCAGAGAAATAGATGATGTAACAGAAACGATATCCCTTACcctgataaaaataaaaggtaCTGGTCATACAGGTCTGGAAGAGCTGCAAGAttactaatttttattgtggGAGGAAACCCAGAGACTGCggttgaaatcaactgaaactCTGCTGACATACAATGATTCTTGAAATGAGAGGAGCGAGTGATGACCACTATGCCCACATGATTCCCCAAGGAATGTAGCGTAGGGCATTCCCAGAAGTTTTCCTCATAATGTTATTGTCAGCATTAATCCGAGGATTGAACAGCTTGAGTGAAGCTCAATGAGAATAAGCCAAAAGCAAGTGCTGTAAAGCCCCAGGCTGAAGGCTGCTGTGGGGTCAATATCATTTATCTAAAGGCACAGTACCACAACCAGATTTGCAATTGAGTGCAATAATCTGGGATATAATCAAGATGACTAAGAATCTGAGGCATTTAAAAAATTtggcaataaaaaataattttgttagtTCAATTACACTGTACTTGAAGGACCTTACAGCCTTTACCTCAATCATTGTGAATGTAGCTTTTCCACTGGGTATATCTTCTTCAATGCTTTCCTGTACAAATTTCACCAAATAAGAGAGCTTCGCTTCTACATTTGGATTAATcttctgaaaaaacaaaacagaatttgttgatctatatttaacaattagactatgagtagtctaattgttttagtataaatttacaatggtttcattgcataaaaatttaaaataacgtttaaatggttaaaagtgttttattgtgtttacatcggcaattcaaattcaaggtttcaaacactgcgcgcaatgtgcactgaagcttcgtgatatacaatttaaaattcgtgatacacaatttaaaacttaAAGCTTCATGATTGGTCGAAATAAatagaacgattttcattggctattcacaactgttgactatcagcagatagtctacaagtaatatagccaatcagattcacggattcacgatagactacgagtattTATACTAAATTGTGGTATCTCTGTCCATGCCCTTGGATTTCATAATAATTCTGATCCTTACCCTAAAGACCTATACAATGacaaggacaaaaacaaaacaatgaagcTACAAGTTGATTTTGACAAGGAAAAGGAGGGGGTAGGGGGGTCTTCAGTTAGGTTGGGAACAAGAGTTTGTAAAACGTTGCCCACATACAATTTTACAGATGTGGGAGGCAAGATATTCACAGGACTAACTACTGTAAACGCCAGATAATAAGTTGCCCTCACAGATAGGGAGCAGCCTGAGCTTGGGAGCTAAAACtttgggaaaaaaagtttgcaaCGCAAAATGTGTTTGCACTTTGCGACATAAAAGTTCAAGTGTTTTTCAGTTTACTGATCATTATAGCAAGTAAGCCGATGGTCGCTTTCATATGGCTGTTAAAATAATGTACTGAATAACGTGAATCCTGTGGATAGATATTTTATCAACTTATACGGGAATATTCATTACCAAGACACATAAGTTCATGGAAGGTAGAGAACATAAACAAAATCGCGCCTTTCCTGACAAAATGAAGCTGGGAAAATACCTTTGCTCTTGCGTTGAAACTTTCTTGTTCAACTTTCTCATACCATAAATTAGTGAAATCCCAGATGCACAGTTCATAGGAACAGTCTGTTTCGACGAACATAGACTTGAGTAGATATTCTTTATCTGACACATTGAATGGTTTCCATGGTTGCGACTTAAGGTCCGACTTCCATCGTCTTCTCCAAGAAGCTTCATTGAACACAatagccgccattttgtttttatcgtAGGATACACTGTGTATGCTCCCATGAATGTTACCAGGGCTAGCACCATGGTTCTCGCAAGCGTAGCAAAAGGAGAGCGCCTAGGCTTCAGCGGAAAAGTTTTCCCCGAATGTATGTCACCTTGGTTAAGATCTGTTTTCGACGGTATCTCGGGAATACTAAGAAATCCCATTGCCCACGGACAGCACAAGGAAATCACGGGCAAAATCAGGACTGGTCCAAACACAACTTGTTGCACCGTCCCGTCTCGACACTACACCAAGGAGGAAAACAGACGCGTATGCCCCTGATGGAGAAGATCACTCACGAGAGCAAACTTGGAGATTCTACGAAGTTGTAGTAAGACCCGATTTTTTCCACCATTAAGATTAAACAAACGTGCAAAATCTACAGGGGAAAAAGTAATCAGTGACTGGAGGTTCTTTTCAACATTAAATTACTAATAAACACCGAGGAACTAGGCCAAATAACCGTCCCAAGTTGAAACACTGCtttgtttgaattttatttgacCATCACCACACGCATGTGCACAACTGTATCACCCGCGCAGGTATCAGGTAACCACGGACATCTGTTTCGGGCTTTTTAGACCTGGTCAGCGTGGCATAGCTGATACTTCCCGAGGCGGGTTTTTGCAAACCCTTGCAAAAGGCGGCTCCACATTACGGCATACGTATAGGGAGGTAGGTCCAGAAACACCAGGCCGAAACACTGAGAAACTGCTGAAAACTTAGGCAACTCAACGAGAAAGCAGAGGCGTTTGCATGATTCGGCCAAAGCCCCAAACATCAGTTTCTAAACCTAATACATTGGTCATCTTACACACTTCAGGGGCGGATTTAGGGGAGAGGTGCAGGGGGTGGGCATCCCCCCCTCCTGAGATGACCTGCGGCTTTCTGAAATAAATAGTattctgcgaaaaaaaagaagcaaaaaataaaaaaaaaaaacatgagacGAGGTTGACGGCATTTCTTAGTGATGCACCCCCTCCTATGAAAAATCCTGGATACCCCCCCTGCACTCTGCACATCTTTTCACTCTTTTATTTCACGGTTCAAGTAAACTAACCACACCAATTAGTGTAAAGTAACACATAAGATGTGTAATAGTGTGTAGTATAACACACCTTATAGAATAAGTTTGCAACACGCCATAAATTTGAGAAACGCAAATGTTCTTCAACTGGAAAAATGCACAAGAGCCGCGATAACACACCTTTAGTGGCAACAGACCTTTTCAGAGTTCAGTAACAAGcatttaaaattgaaattttacccgacaagttaaaaaaaactcctGTTTGCTTTTTATGTTCGGCAAGTGCTCCGGTAAATGTTGGCTATGCATGCCTTACGATTTAGATTCTTTGAACGAGGCTGGCATCCGTCAAGTATTGTATAAACATTGCGAATATTTCTTtgacaatgtttcttgtttacAAGGAACAAAACCCACACTGCCGTGACAAACATTTGAATGACACACATggtttgattttatttatatgacgtttcgtatgcttcAACAGAAATCTTCAGAGATGACCGTTAATTACAAAACTTGATTGTTGTGCAACAGGAGTATTGAATGTTTGTCACCGTCGTGTGGGTTTT
It includes:
- the LOC141881856 gene encoding non-homologous end-joining factor 1-like isoform X1, with product MAAIVFNEASWRRRWKSDLKSQPWKPFNVSDKEYLLKSMFVETDCSYELCIWDFTNLWYEKVEQESFNARAKKINPNVEAKLSYLVKFVQESIEEDIPSGKATFTMIEDGADKCILKMKTKLKAGVPFLWEFHFSLGQQDMVGSQLVKPLLAMITEMSRRQAELCTLLHKKDQEIKDYKESGARLTTKSHETSEFDENAFQSKMVLSQGFEESVKNCGTKCFNESSCELYKQVMIKTAWLAEKDLPEPDEGDYYESIPHGVAGVPSAQSWTDLHPPSLLSAEPMDSSPRVSPRKTPVTSPVKSRMSSPAGSPSKDMELQRREALQKKLAEKAERNKRKRPKINL
- the LOC141881856 gene encoding non-homologous end-joining factor 1-like isoform X2 gives rise to the protein MAAIVFNEASWRRRWKSDLKSQPWKPFNVSDKEYLLKSMFVETDCSYELCIWDFTNLWYEKVEQESFNARAKINPNVEAKLSYLVKFVQESIEEDIPSGKATFTMIEDGADKCILKMKTKLKAGVPFLWEFHFSLGQQDMVGSQLVKPLLAMITEMSRRQAELCTLLHKKDQEIKDYKESGARLTTKSHETSEFDENAFQSKMVLSQGFEESVKNCGTKCFNESSCELYKQVMIKTAWLAEKDLPEPDEGDYYESIPHGVAGVPSAQSWTDLHPPSLLSAEPMDSSPRVSPRKTPVTSPVKSRMSSPAGSPSKDMELQRREALQKKLAEKAERNKRKRPKINL